The proteins below are encoded in one region of Pan paniscus chromosome 4, NHGRI_mPanPan1-v2.0_pri, whole genome shotgun sequence:
- the SMIM23 gene encoding small integral membrane protein 23 has translation MATQQVDSRRQVAAEQVAAQLLERRRGSHRDDEKQTLLALLILVLYLSTEIWGSSWEVSERIRECNYYQNLAVPQGLEYQTDEPSEEPIKTIRNWLKEKLHVFSEKLEEEVQQLEQLAWDLELWLDALLGEPHQEEHCSTYKSHLWGWAWGLGREHKGGEGLPEISLSRAEL, from the exons ATGGCAACCCAGCAAGTGGACAGCAGAAGGCAGGTGGCCGCAGAGCAGGTGGCAGCCCAGCTGCTTGAACGGAGAAGGGGCAGCCACCGTGATGACGAGAAGCAG ACGCTGTTGGCATTGCTGATCTTGGTGCTGTACTTGAGCACGGAGATATGGG GAAGCAGTTGGGAGGTGTCAGAAAGGATCAGAGAATGTAACTACTACCAGAATCTTGCAGTCCCCCAG GGGCTTGAATATCAGACCGACGAGCCCTCAGAAGAACCGATAAAGACCATCAGGAACTGGCTGAAGGAGAAGTTGCATGTCTTCTCGGAGAAGTTAGAGGAAGAGGTGCAGCAGCTGGAGCAGCTAGCGTGGGACCTGGAACTGTGGCTGGATGCTCTTCTGGGAGAGCCGCACCAGGAGGAGCACTGCTCCACATATAAAAGTCACTTGTGGGGGtgggcctggggcctgggaagAGAGCACAAAGGTGGGGAGGGTTTGCCAGAGATTTCTCTAAGCAGGGCAGAGCTCTGA